A region of the Trueperaceae bacterium genome:
CCCCGCGAGGGCGGCCGGCGGTCCGTTCGGCAAGACCGTGGCGCACGGCTACCTGACCCTCTCGCTGCTGGTCTCCATGGTCTCGAGCATGGGGCTGTTCCCCGAGGGTCTTGGCCTCGTGGTGAACTACGGGCTGGACAAGCTGCGTTTCCCCGCCCCCGTGCCGGTGGGCTCGCGCGTGCGCGCCACGGCCACGCTCGCCAAGCTGGAGCCGAAGGGCGAGGGGCGCATGCTCGCCACGCTCGCCTGCCGCGTCGAGGTGGAGGGCTCCGGCACGCCCGCCCTCGCGGCGGACGTCCTCTACTTGCTCGTCGCCTGAGCCGCCGCCCGGGGACCAACCGTCGTCGAGGGCCCGCGCGGTCGCCGACCACCTCGGCGTGGGGCCTGGCGGTCCGACCGCGAGTACGTGTTCACCTCACCGTCACGCCCCCTGGAGCTCCAAGGCTCGGGCCACCCCGAGCGCCAGCTCCTCCTCCAGCGGCCGCGTGACGATCATCAGGCCGATCGAGAGACCGTCGACGGTGGTGGCGACGGGCACGCTCACCGCCGGGCTGCCGAGGACGTTGAACGGCGCCGTGTTGCGCAGGATGCGGTTGTTCTCCCGGTGGTAGGCCTCGTCGTCCGTCAGGACCTCCGCGATCCGCACGGGCACGTGCGGGATGGTCGGCCCGACGACGGCGTCCACGCCGGAGAGCGAGGGCCAGAAGCGCCGCCGGAAGTCCGCGCGCGCGTAGTTGAGACGGATGTAATCGCTGGAAGGCCGGTTGGCGTACAGGTAGACACGGTCGGCAACGTGCGGGTCGAAATCGTGCCTGCGCGACTCGAAGAGGTCCTGGTAGAGGGCCCAGACCTCGTGGCTGGCGAACGAGCCGAAGCGTGAGTAAGCGGCCGGCGCTTCCATGAGGATGGGGAGCGGCTCGCGCCTGACGTGGTGCCCGAGCGCCTCCAGCCGCGCGAGACCCTGCTCGAACCCGGTCAGCGTCGCGTCGTCCAGGTCGTCGGTCAACAGGGTGGTGGGGGCGAGGAGCGTGAGCCGCGCCGGCGCCTGTGCGAGCGGGCGGTGCGGCTCGGCGGTCATGGCGAGGTACAGGGCCCAGGCGTCCTCGGCCGTGCGCGCCAACGGGCCGATGGTGTCGAGCGTAGTCGAGAGGGCCGCGCACCCGTCGGTGGGGATGCGCCCGTCCGTCACCTTCAGCCCGACGATGCCGTTGACGGCGGCCGGGATACGCACGCTGCCGCCCGTGTCCGAGCCGACGGCCACGGCGGCCAGCTGCGACGCCACCGCCACTCCCGAGCCCGACGACGAGCCGCCGGGGATGCGGCTGGGATCGAGCGCACAGCCGGGCGTGCCGTAGTGCGGGTTGGCACCTATCCCGGAGTAGGCGAGCTCCGTCATGTTCGTCTTGCCGAGGAACACGGCGCCGGCCGCGTCGAGCCTGGCCGCGACGGGCGCGTCCTCGACCTCGGCGGGGCGCTCGCCCAGCACCCTCGAGCCCGCTGCCGTGACGTCGCCGGCCGTCCCGACCAGGTCCTTGATCGCTATGGGCACGCCTTGCATGGGGCTCACGCGCAGCCCCTCATCGAACCGGCGCTTGGCCGCCCTGGCCTGCTTTAGCGCCCGCTGGGCCGTCACGACGCGGTAGACCTTGCCGCCCTCGGGGTGGGCCTCGATGGCGGCCAGGTAGGCTTCCGTGACGGTGACCGGGTCGAGCGAGCCGTCGCGGTAGCGCCGAGCGAGCTCCGCTGCCGTCAGGGACGTGATCGGTTCTGGCATGCCCCACAAGATACCGCGGCGGGGTCGTCGTCCTCGGTCGCGGCGTTCGCGGGACCGGCATACCCGAGCCGCGTGAGGCGGGCACCCGACAGTCGCGGTACGATTGCCGGCATGCAGCGCAACCGCGCGGAACTCGAAGCCATGAGCCATGAGGACCTCGTCAACCGTGTCCTCGAGCTTCAGGACATGCTGCGCGAGGGCCTGGCCGTGCGGGCATCCTTGCACGCCGTCCTCAACACCGTGCTGAACGCCAAGAGCGACGAGGTCGCCCGCTACGCGGAGGCCTCGGAGGCCACCCTCGACGCGGAGGAGCTCGAGCTGAAGCGCGCCTGGGCCGAGGCGCGCCACGCCGTCTCCAACCCGCTCGGGGTCGCGCGGAAGCGGAGCCAGGCGGCCAGCTGAGGGGTCGGGGACCAGGGGGACCGCCGCCTCGGGACGCGACTTCGTGAGAAGGTCTCGGAAGGCAGCCTAGGGACACGCCCTGCGAGCCCGGCCCCGGGGCATACCGTCTACGCCGTCACGACTTCAGCTTCCTGCCCTCGAGGAGCATCTCGACCGCCTTGGCCGCGCGCGTTGCGCGCGTCTCCGCCTTCTTGGCCTCGCCGACCCACGTCGCGTACTCCTTGCGGTGCGAGTACGAGTAGCCCTCGTAGACGGCGCGCGCGGCCGGGTTCTCATCCAGGGCAGTGATCAGCTCGGGCGGCTGGTCGACCACGCGCTCCGCCGTGTCCGGCCAGATCACGACCGTCACCACGTCCCCGGTTGCCAGCCCGGCCTCGTCGCGGATGGGTTTGGCCACCACGATGAAGTGGCGCCCCTCACCAGCCGGCATCAGTGAGCCCCGGAACGCGACACCGGAGACCGTGCCCCCGACGGGAACGCGCCCGCGCGATCCGAGCGCCTCGCTTACCGTGGCCGGCACCTCGACGTAGGTCCAGGCACCGGTCCCTTCGGGGCGGACCAGCTTGGCTTCGAAAGCGTGCGTCACAGGACCGGCTTCCTCCATGTTGTGGGGACGTTAGCACGGCGGCTCGCAACGGCAGAAGCCCGACCCCGCGATCTCTCGTCTGGGTCGGGCTTCTCGCTTGGCTCGGCGGGTAGGATTTGAACCTACGACCAATCGGTTAACAGCCGATCGCTCTGCCGCTGAGCTACCGCCGAACACGCGCTTCGGCCGCCTGGGCCTGAAAGCGAAGTGCAGTGTACCAGGGGGCGCGGGAGTTGGCAACATGCGTCTGGCACGCTCTCCATCGGCTGGGCGCGCGGAACCGGGATTCGGTTAGCATCCGTCCCATGACGGAAGCACTGACGCTAGACGCTTACCAGGCGGGCGCGAAGTCAACGGCCCTCTACTCGCCGGACGTGCGCATCCTCTACCCCGCCCTCAAGCTCGCGGGCGAGGCCGGCGAGGTGGCCGAGAAGCTCGGCAAGTTCATGCGTGACGAGGGCTACCGGCCCGGTGACGAGCTGAACGCCGAGCAGCGCGAGAAGATGGTCAAGGAGCTCGGCGACGTGCTCTGGTACGTGGCCAACCTGGCCGCGGACCTGGGCGTGAGCCTGGAGCACGTGGCGGCCGTGAATCTGGAGAAGCTCCAGAGCAGGAAGGCGCGCGGGGTGATCGGGGGGAGCGGCGACGACCGGTGACCTCGGGCGCAGGGGTCGAAGGCGAGCGGTACAACCCTCGATCAGAGCAGGTTGCCGGTGACCTCGGGCGCAGGGGTCGAAGGCCCGAGATGGTTGCGCAGCAGCCCGGCCTCGAGCCCGAGCGCGGCGTCCCGGCCGGTCGCATCCGAAAGGTTCGTTCGGGGCGCGCTCAGTGGGGCCTCAGGCCGTCAACAGGTCGTACAGGACGCGCGCCTGGTTGTGCTCCTCGTCCTTGGCGCCGTAGACGAGCGTGACGTCGCCCTTCGCTACCAGCTCCCTGAGCTTCCGTAGCGCGGAGTTACCTTCCAGTTCCTCGCGGTAACGCTTCTGGAACTCGGTCCAGCGCACCGGGTCGTGGCCGAACCACTTGCGCAGCTCGGTGCTCGGCGCCACGTCCTTCGCCCACCACACGATGTCGGCCTCAGCCTTGCTCACCCCACGCGGCCAGACGCGATCGACCAGGACCCTCGTTCCGTCGCTCGGCGCCGCCGCCTCGTACACCCGCTTGATCTTGAGCATGCCGCTACGATAGCGCCGCACACCGGCCTCGCTAGCGTAGCGGCCCCGTCAGGGGCCGCTACGTGAGGGGCACAGGGCCGCGGCCGCTCGCTCGAGGAGCGGTCCGGCTATCACCCGCACTTGCTGAAGCCGCAGTTCTCGCACTTCGAGCAGCCTTCCTCGAAGCGCAGCGGCGCGCCGCAGTCGGGGCAGGCCTTGCCGTGGTTGAGGACGTTCTTGACCCCGACCGTCTCGAGGGCGACGGCGAGCAGGTCGGCCTTGGAGGCCACCATGCGGCCGTGGTAGGTGCCGTACATGCCGCCGTTGATGCCGCGCAGCGTCTTGACGAGCGCCTCCGCAGGCACGCCGTACTGCAGCGCGATGGAGACGACGCGCCCAAGGGCCTCGCTGTCCGCGTTCGCCTCGTCGCCCGCCTTCCCGGAGACGATGAAGACCTCGGCGGGCAGGTCGTCTTGCATGTTGACCGTGACGTAGAAGCCGCGCTTCTCCCCGTTGGGGAGCATGAGCTTGACGGAGTCGGTGAAGCCGCTGAGGCGCGTGGGCCGCTCGAGGAGCGGCTCGCCGGGCAGGTGCTCGACGGACGGACGCTGGACCTGAACCCCTTGCGACGCCCCGAGGGGCGCACCCTGCGGCGCCTGCGAGGCGCGCGCGACCGCCGCGACGGCGGCCGACGCGCCGAGGTCGGCACTCGCGGCCATACCGTACTGGGCCGGGCGCTGCTCGGGAACCGGGAGGCTCGAGACGACGTCCGCCGCGCCGCCGTGCGCGGCCGCGCCGCCCTTGTCACTGCCCTTGCCGTCGTCCTTGGCCGCGCCGGTGGACGTGGAGAGGACCTGGAAGTCGCGCGAGCCGTCGCGGTACACGGTTATGCCCTTGCAGCCCGTGGTGAAGGCCAGCTTGTAGGCCTCGAACACGTCCGCCACCGTGGCCGAGTTGGCGAGGTTGATGGTCTTCGAGATCGAGTTGGCCACGCGGTCGCCGCCGTCGAAGGCGCGCTGGACGACGCCCTGCATGCGCACGTGGTCGGCGGGGCCGATGTCGTGGGCGCACGCCAGGACGTCGCGCACCTTCTCGGGCACGAAGTGCAGACCGCGCACCGAGCCATGGTTGGCCTGAACGGCCGCCACGACCTTGTCCCAATCCCACTTGGCGCCCTTGCGGTAGTCGGGGTGGGGCGCGTGCTCCTCGAGCAGCTCCTGGAAGAGCGGGTGGATGAGGGCG
Encoded here:
- a CDS encoding nucleoside triphosphate pyrophosphohydrolase family protein → MTEALTLDAYQAGAKSTALYSPDVRILYPALKLAGEAGEVAEKLGKFMRDEGYRPGDELNAEQREKMVKELGDVLWYVANLAADLGVSLEHVAAVNLEKLQSRKARGVIGGSGDDR
- a CDS encoding DUF488 domain-containing protein, encoding MLKIKRVYEAAAPSDGTRVLVDRVWPRGVSKAEADIVWWAKDVAPSTELRKWFGHDPVRWTEFQKRYREELEGNSALRKLRELVAKGDVTLVYGAKDEEHNQARVLYDLLTA
- a CDS encoding amidase; its protein translation is MPEPITSLTAAELARRYRDGSLDPVTVTEAYLAAIEAHPEGGKVYRVVTAQRALKQARAAKRRFDEGLRVSPMQGVPIAIKDLVGTAGDVTAAGSRVLGERPAEVEDAPVAARLDAAGAVFLGKTNMTELAYSGIGANPHYGTPGCALDPSRIPGGSSSGSGVAVASQLAAVAVGSDTGGSVRIPAAVNGIVGLKVTDGRIPTDGCAALSTTLDTIGPLARTAEDAWALYLAMTAEPHRPLAQAPARLTLLAPTTLLTDDLDDATLTGFEQGLARLEALGHHVRREPLPILMEAPAAYSRFGSFASHEVWALYQDLFESRRHDFDPHVADRVYLYANRPSSDYIRLNYARADFRRRFWPSLSGVDAVVGPTIPHVPVRIAEVLTDDEAYHRENNRILRNTAPFNVLGSPAVSVPVATTVDGLSIGLMIVTRPLEEELALGVARALELQGA
- a CDS encoding YdeI/OmpD-associated family protein, producing the protein MTHAFEAKLVRPEGTGAWTYVEVPATVSEALGSRGRVPVGGTVSGVAFRGSLMPAGEGRHFIVVAKPIRDEAGLATGDVVTVVIWPDTAERVVDQPPELITALDENPAARAVYEGYSYSHRKEYATWVGEAKKAETRATRAAKAVEMLLEGRKLKS
- a CDS encoding MaoC family dehydratase, with amino-acid sequence MAAASLTELANLVGSTFGPSPYLEIDQARIDAFADATLDHQWIHVDPARAAGGPFGKTVAHGYLTLSLLVSMVSSMGLFPEGLGLVVNYGLDKLRFPAPVPVGSRVRATATLAKLEPKGEGRMLATLACRVEVEGSGTPALAADVLYLLVA